The following are encoded in a window of Roseimaritima ulvae genomic DNA:
- a CDS encoding flagellar hook-length control protein FliK: MTSLLPANDSYSDRNSYSKYPKSLSAGFSSSSAARTGLNAPAIGDAFADVFQMIASMEGPPPADAPAEVSPPASNEPVASDAVKTETNSDDDASDPNQAAAVTAAAAVLTETEAESDEPDSDVVATKTPEDAAATASKPATELTAEPDADADQASDQQSAAANVEESAVLDSEPTTDDGSGDQPTIAEASAAAAATPLAADPATSSNPSETTTPVADATTTKAVTNGPTVEAASDSEPGDSESDEPVLARYAGDPQDASDDKSSGSRRRLRGQARGQQGRGEAVQGEFAGGESTPRELPPAVRPQTVAATATPDAAAGGIDISGMNPVHPAVAEPSAAAVALPTATPLPAATAAAGASAATKSSLSASGGESTAAPRTVTDPTVGAESTSSKDIRATTAGKEANEGPRVADRALLVQRVSRAFQRLGVDGGQVRIRLHPEELGGVQLQLNMQGQRMSGRVVTETEAARSILTQHLPELRQRLADQGMQVERLEVQLEGEQDAGGEMDLPNRDSAGQGRAGQGREGQDERTGFRGTRRPAAASTSSPESSTAAPQRHATSARSVVQAAQQKSVDLFG; the protein is encoded by the coding sequence ATGACTTCTCTTTTGCCCGCCAATGATAGCTACAGCGACCGCAACAGCTATTCCAAATATCCCAAAAGTTTATCGGCGGGGTTTTCGTCGTCGTCCGCTGCGCGCACGGGACTGAACGCTCCGGCGATCGGAGATGCTTTTGCGGACGTGTTCCAAATGATCGCCAGCATGGAAGGTCCGCCGCCCGCGGACGCTCCCGCCGAAGTCTCACCGCCTGCGTCCAACGAACCGGTGGCGAGTGATGCGGTGAAGACCGAAACGAACAGCGACGACGACGCGTCCGATCCGAACCAAGCCGCAGCCGTCACCGCGGCCGCCGCGGTACTAACCGAGACGGAAGCCGAGTCCGACGAGCCGGACTCCGACGTGGTCGCAACCAAAACGCCGGAAGATGCCGCGGCAACCGCATCCAAACCAGCGACGGAGCTTACCGCTGAACCAGACGCCGACGCCGACCAAGCGTCTGACCAGCAGTCCGCTGCGGCGAACGTGGAGGAATCTGCGGTGTTGGATTCAGAACCAACCACGGATGACGGGTCAGGGGACCAACCGACAATTGCCGAAGCCAGCGCTGCCGCCGCGGCAACCCCACTCGCCGCCGACCCGGCAACCTCATCGAACCCATCGGAAACCACGACGCCCGTCGCCGACGCCACAACCACCAAAGCCGTGACCAACGGACCGACGGTCGAAGCTGCCTCCGACTCCGAACCCGGTGACAGCGAATCCGATGAACCGGTACTGGCACGCTATGCCGGCGACCCGCAAGATGCTTCTGATGACAAATCCTCGGGTTCCCGCCGCCGGCTTCGGGGCCAGGCACGAGGACAGCAAGGACGTGGAGAAGCGGTCCAGGGAGAGTTCGCTGGCGGGGAATCGACGCCTCGTGAACTGCCACCAGCAGTGCGGCCGCAAACCGTAGCCGCAACGGCAACGCCGGACGCAGCCGCCGGCGGCATCGATATTTCCGGAATGAATCCAGTCCATCCCGCGGTTGCAGAACCGAGTGCCGCTGCGGTGGCGCTGCCCACCGCGACGCCACTGCCCGCCGCAACGGCAGCCGCCGGAGCTTCGGCGGCCACAAAAAGTTCTTTGTCAGCATCAGGCGGCGAATCCACTGCGGCGCCGCGAACCGTCACCGATCCGACCGTCGGTGCCGAATCCACGAGTTCCAAAGATATCCGTGCGACGACCGCCGGCAAGGAAGCCAACGAAGGGCCGCGGGTGGCCGACCGGGCGCTGTTGGTGCAACGCGTCTCGCGTGCTTTTCAGCGTTTGGGCGTCGACGGCGGGCAGGTTCGCATCCGCCTGCACCCCGAAGAACTCGGTGGCGTGCAGCTGCAGCTGAACATGCAAGGGCAACGGATGAGCGGCCGGGTGGTGACCGAAACCGAAGCCGCACGCAGCATCCTCACGCAGCATCTGCCCGAACTGCGGCAGCGACTGGCCGACCAAGGCATGCAAGTCGAACGGCTGGAAGTGCAGTTGGAAGGGGAACAGGACGCGGGTGGGGAGATGGATTTGCCGAATCGTGATTCGGCCGGCCAGGGCAGGGCGGGGCAGGGTAGGGAAGGGCAAGACGAAAGGACCGGGTTCCGCGGAACTCGTCGCCCAGCCGCCGCATCCACCTCGTCGCCCGAATCATCCACCGCCGCCCCGCAACGCCACGCCACCTCGGCTCGTAGCGTCGTGCAAGCCGCTCAGCAAAAGAGCGTCGACCTGTTCGGCTAA
- a CDS encoding flagellar hook assembly protein FlgD, whose protein sequence is MSSITSAGSTTQTAESYSASSQNEGFSELNIDEFLQLLITEMQNQDPMDPMENSEMLQQIGQIREIGATDQLTSTLGNLAASQELVTASGLIGRQVEALADDSTEVSGVVDRITVQTNEDDSRNVKVHVGEKTIDIRNIRQIDSV, encoded by the coding sequence ATGTCTTCCATCACATCCGCCGGCTCGACCACCCAAACGGCAGAGAGCTATTCGGCGAGCAGCCAGAACGAGGGCTTCAGCGAATTAAACATCGATGAATTCCTGCAGCTGCTGATTACCGAGATGCAGAACCAAGACCCCATGGACCCCATGGAAAACAGTGAAATGCTGCAGCAGATCGGTCAGATTCGCGAGATCGGAGCCACCGACCAACTGACCTCCACACTGGGCAACCTGGCAGCCAGTCAGGAACTGGTCACCGCCAGTGGGCTGATCGGTCGACAGGTCGAGGCCTTGGCCGACGACTCGACCGAGGTTTCGGGCGTCGTCGACAGAATAACTGTACAAACTAATGAAGATGACTCGCGGAATGTCAAAGTTCACGTAGGGGAAAAGACGATAGATATACGGAATATTCGACAGATAGATTCCGTGTAA
- a CDS encoding flagellar hook-basal body complex protein, which produces MGLASALTTALTGLSAAETQIDVIGNNLANSQTVGFKESRVIYSTQFLQTLSLGAAPTADNGGTNPRQVGLGVQVAEISSNFGQGTIEISSSPSDLAIQDDGFFIVEGASGERLYTRNGIFKLNSDAELVNSTGQRLLGYGIDEQFRLQQSELVPLTVPLGTESVAKATENVTFEGTLTPLGDVSDVSQVIQSQVLGDAQVPSPDGATMLVGTAPTASASGVNVNTAGAGTLPAGDYEYRVVLVDSSGQESTYSNPIDVSVGAGNSIELSNLPVDADGRDFPTVNIYRTDTNGSDLFFLGSAAAGGTFTDTGTQPLDLNTPAELDNLSGNYSYMITYFKQGEKESRPSPLLGPLNTVNGRVTLEGFPDPPVPPESGGFPDYDSIRIYRNLAGDQNNFYLVDTVQPGDTYTDSKSDEEIADLTQSGNQLLDRDGPTIDSNTLLTNVLRRDGSTYENLFKTGTLSYTGRKGGRALGTKELQISETTTVQDLIDFVSATSGIQTAQIDAQNPIPTSENNIQGESGELVPGGMIQDGALRFVSNTGELNGLEIDLTAFRLEDETGNITVPNLAFGTVQEAEGTSAASDLIVYDTLGVPLNVRVTTTLERTSDEETVYRWYADSASNQAAGSDNIAVGTGLITFDGNGNFVSATNSTVNINRQGVPSVSPLQFNLDFSGVSGLATSEASLAATQQDGSAPGVLNSFIVGEDGVVRGVFSNGITRDLGQIQLARFANPVGLDERGSNLYAQGINTGLPVMGAPGENGIGSVIGGAVELSNTDIGKDLVDLVLASTQYRGNSRVITASQQLIDELLNLRR; this is translated from the coding sequence ATGGGACTTGCATCGGCGCTGACGACCGCACTCACCGGCTTGAGTGCAGCGGAAACCCAAATCGACGTGATTGGCAATAACCTTGCCAACTCGCAAACCGTCGGCTTTAAAGAATCGCGGGTCATTTACTCCACCCAGTTCTTGCAGACGCTGTCGCTGGGGGCCGCACCGACAGCCGACAATGGCGGTACCAACCCACGTCAGGTGGGCTTGGGCGTCCAAGTCGCCGAGATCTCTTCGAACTTTGGTCAGGGCACGATTGAGATCAGCAGCAGCCCATCCGACTTGGCCATCCAAGACGATGGCTTCTTCATCGTCGAAGGCGCTTCGGGCGAACGACTCTACACCCGTAACGGGATCTTTAAACTCAACTCCGACGCCGAACTAGTCAATTCGACCGGGCAGCGTTTGCTGGGTTACGGGATTGACGAACAGTTTCGGCTGCAGCAGTCCGAACTGGTTCCGCTGACCGTGCCGTTGGGTACCGAAAGTGTTGCCAAGGCGACCGAGAACGTGACTTTCGAAGGCACCCTGACGCCGCTGGGCGATGTTTCCGACGTCAGCCAAGTGATTCAAAGCCAAGTGCTGGGCGACGCTCAAGTCCCCAGCCCCGATGGCGCCACGATGCTGGTTGGCACCGCGCCCACCGCTTCCGCCTCGGGCGTCAACGTCAACACCGCCGGCGCTGGTACGCTGCCGGCCGGCGATTATGAATACCGCGTGGTGTTGGTCGATAGCTCCGGCCAAGAATCCACCTACAGCAATCCCATCGACGTGTCGGTCGGGGCGGGCAACAGCATCGAACTGAGCAACCTGCCGGTCGACGCCGACGGGCGGGATTTTCCCACCGTCAACATTTACCGTACCGACACCAACGGCAGCGACCTGTTCTTCTTGGGCTCCGCAGCCGCCGGCGGCACTTTCACCGACACCGGCACCCAACCGCTGGATCTGAACACTCCGGCCGAGTTGGACAATCTGTCGGGTAACTATTCGTACATGATCACGTACTTCAAACAGGGCGAAAAAGAAAGTCGCCCCAGTCCGTTGCTGGGACCGCTCAATACGGTCAATGGACGCGTGACCTTGGAAGGCTTTCCCGATCCGCCGGTGCCGCCGGAATCCGGAGGCTTTCCCGACTACGACTCGATCCGCATCTACCGCAACCTTGCGGGCGACCAAAACAACTTCTATCTGGTCGATACCGTACAGCCCGGGGACACCTATACCGACAGCAAGTCCGACGAGGAAATCGCCGACTTGACCCAAAGCGGCAATCAGTTGCTGGACCGCGACGGACCGACCATCGACAGCAATACCTTGTTGACCAACGTGCTCCGCCGCGATGGCTCGACCTATGAAAACCTGTTCAAAACCGGCACGCTCAGCTACACCGGCCGCAAGGGTGGTCGAGCCCTGGGGACGAAGGAACTGCAGATCAGCGAAACCACCACGGTGCAAGACCTGATCGACTTTGTCTCCGCCACCTCGGGGATTCAAACCGCCCAGATCGACGCTCAAAACCCCATCCCCACTTCGGAAAACAACATCCAGGGGGAATCCGGTGAACTGGTTCCCGGCGGGATGATTCAAGACGGAGCGCTGCGTTTCGTCAGCAACACCGGCGAATTGAACGGCTTGGAAATTGACCTGACCGCCTTCCGACTGGAAGATGAGACGGGCAACATCACCGTCCCCAACCTGGCCTTTGGCACCGTCCAGGAAGCCGAAGGCACCAGCGCGGCCAGCGACCTGATCGTGTATGACACCCTGGGCGTGCCGCTGAACGTCCGCGTCACCACCACGCTGGAACGGACCAGCGACGAAGAAACCGTGTACCGCTGGTACGCCGACAGCGCCTCCAATCAGGCGGCCGGAAGCGACAACATCGCCGTTGGTACGGGACTGATCACCTTCGACGGAAACGGCAACTTTGTGTCGGCCACCAACAGCACGGTCAACATCAACCGCCAAGGTGTGCCCAGCGTCTCGCCCCTGCAATTCAACTTGGACTTCAGCGGCGTCTCCGGCCTGGCCACCAGCGAAGCCTCGCTGGCCGCCACCCAACAAGACGGTAGCGCCCCCGGGGTGCTGAACAGCTTCATCGTCGGCGAAGACGGGGTGGTGCGAGGCGTGTTCAGCAACGGGATTACTCGCGACCTCGGCCAAATTCAACTGGCCCGGTTTGCCAACCCCGTCGGTCTCGACGAACGCGGCTCGAACCTCTACGCCCAAGGCATCAACACCGGCTTGCCTGTGATGGGAGCCCCCGGCGAAAACGGCATCGGTTCGGTGATCGGCGGAGCGGTCGAACTGAGTAACACCGACATCGGCAAAGACCTCGTGGACCTGGTCTTGGCTAGTACCCAATACCGAGGCAACAGCCGAGTCATCACGGCCAGCCAACAGTTGATCGACGAACTGCTCAACCTACGACGATAA